The Diospyros lotus cultivar Yz01 chromosome 15, ASM1463336v1, whole genome shotgun sequence genome has a window encoding:
- the LOC127791566 gene encoding uncharacterized protein LOC127791566, which produces MINDAFWISRDHVNVEACTSHQPVHESEERMPELNQGPNEETKAFYDLVRDGNQALYEGCTKYSKLSFLVKLYHIKCLCELSNKAMSMILELLKDAFEHAEIPDSFYEAKKLITKLGLNYSQINACPNDCMLYWGEDESRETCKVCNTSRWKQSRKGNPTNMSGGGKKRKKKPVKVLQYFPLKPCLQRLFMSSKTIEHMRWHYVDSNKDGLMRHPRDSEAWKRFDETHLEFASDPRNVRLGLASDGFNPFGTLSTNYSIWPVILIPYNLPPWMCMKQTSFILSMIILGKQMPGNDIDVYLQPLIKDLKDLWDGGVETFDASLNQMFNMRAAFMWTISDFPGLEFRNPPMALSGSEIFKQLENVHVTFGKRMEVEDNRKRTRQKNIVESGCQHWRKKSIFFQLPYWEYNLLRHNLDVMHIEKNVCDKVLYTILNESGKTKDNVNARKDLKEMGIRSNLWPNENGQYQPSLFTMSNAQKDVFLTTLKNVLVLDGYSSNIARCIDLKHRNIFGLKSHDSHILMEQLLPISIRNVLPNQVSAVLVDLCSIFRQICGKVLNPLDFDKLQR; this is translated from the exons ATGATCAACGATGCTTTTTGGATATCTAGGGACCATGTGAATGTAGAAGCCTGCACATCGCATCAACCAGTACATGAAAGTGAAGAAAGGATGCCAGAATTGAATCAAGGACCTAATGAGGAAACTAAGGCATTTTACGATCTAGTTAGGGATGGAAATCAAGCATTGTATGAAGGATGTACGAAGTACTCGAAATTATCATTCCTAGTAAAACTATATCACATCAAGTGCTTGTGCGAATTGAGTAACAAAGCAATGTCtatgattttagaattgttaaaAGATGCCTTCGAACATGCAGAGATTCCTGATTCTTTTTATGAGGCGAAGAAATTAATTACCAAGCTTGGTCTTAATTATAGTCAAATAAATGCATGTCCAAATGACTGTATGTTGTATTGGGGAGAAGATGAAAGTAGGGAGACATGCAAAGTATGTAACACGTCAAGAtggaaacaaagtaggaaaggtAACCCGACGAACATGTCTGGTGggggcaagaaaagaaaaaagaaacctgTCAAAGTTTTACAGTACTTTCCACTTAAACCATGTTTGCAAAGGTTATTTATGTCTTCTAAAACTATTGAACATATGAGGTGGCATTATGTGGATAGTAACAAAGATGGCTTGATGAGGCACCCGAGAGACTCTGAGGCATGGAAGAGATTCGATGAAACACACCTTGAATTCGCATCAGATCCACGAAATGTTAGGCTTGGGTTAGCTAGTGATGGCTTCAATCCTTTCGGAACTTTGAGTACCAACTATAGCATTTGGCCTGTGATTCTTATACCGTACAACTTACCCCCTTGGATGTGTATGAAGCAGACTTCCTTCATCCTTTCAATGATCATTCTGGGAAAGCAAATGCCAGGGAATGATATCGATGTTTACTTACAACCCTTGATTAAAGACTTGAAGGATTTGTGGGATGGTGGTGTGGAAACATTTGACGCTTCACTCAATCAAATGTTTAATATGCGCGCTGCATTCATGTGGACAATTAGCGATTTTCCTGGGCTTG AGTTTAGGAATCCACCAATGGCACTATCAGGTTCAGAGATATTCAAACAGTTGGAAAATGTTCATGTTACATTTGGGAAAAGGATGGAGGTTGAAGATAACAGAAAAAGAACTCGCCAAAAAAATATTGTAGAAAGTGGTTGTCAACACTGGagaaagaaaagtatatttttccAACTTCCTTATTGGGAGTACAACTTGTTGCGCCATAACCTTGATGTTATGCACATTGAGAAGAATGTGTGTGATAAGGTCTTGTACACCATTCTCAATGAAAgtggaaaaacaaaagataatgtCAATGCTCGAAAAGACTTGAAAGAGATGGGCATAAGAAGTAATCTTTGGCCAAATGAAAATGGACAATATCAACCTTCTTTATTTACAATGTCAAATGCCCAAAAAGATGTATTCCTTACAACTTTGAAGAATGTTTTAGTGCTTGATGGTTACTCAAGCAACATTGCTAGGTGTATTGATCTAAAACATCGGAACatatttggtttgaaaagtcatgattcacATATTCTTATGGAGCAACTGCTACCAATATCAATTAGAAATGTGTTGCCTAACCAAGTGTCTGCCGTTTTAGTTGATTTGTGCTCAATATTTAGGCAAATATGTGGCAAGGTGTTGAATCCTCTAGACTTTGACAAGCTCCAACGTTGA